The DNA region GTTCCTGTGTTGTTATTCGTTTGGGGGCCAGGAAGAATTCTCCCAGTTCGACTGACGAGCTTTAATGTTGATGAGCAAGCCCATTCGCCAATCTTATATCCGACTCAAGCCAAAGTCAGCTTGGGTGTTCAAGTGTTAACCCTGAATGAATTGAATGCGTATCAAGACAGCATGTCGAAAGATCTCGCGATCGCTGCTTATAAATTTACACGAAAGCAAAAACAAGTCTTAGCTGCTAGTAATGTAGCAAATACCGTTCAAAGTATCTTGGGAATGTTGCCGTTTTAGGAGTGTTTGATGTTTGATAAAAAAAGCCGATACCGTAATAGTGAAATTTATAAAGTCACAGATTCCAGAGGTCGATTGGTCGACGTTGTTTGTGCTGTCGATAAACCCATTCAGAGCTTTCTTGGTTACCACCGAAGAAAGCAAGGGCAACGACTCGATCATCTTGCCTTTCGGTATATGAAAGATGCGACAGGATTTTGGCGACTGGCGGAGTTTAATCAAGCAATGATGGCGGAACAATTAAGTGAAGTCCAAGAGATTGCCGTTCCAGCTGAGAGAAATTAACGGGTTACTAAGGTATGGATTCGAGAATTGTTTTAACCATAAACGGAAATGTAAGTGACTTATTAACGTCATCAGCTAGCATTTCGGTTTATGAAAAAGCAGGCCAAGCAACTGAGTTTCAATTGCGATTACCTATCGACATAGTTGACTCTGACTTTCCTATGTTACTCGAAAATGATCTAGCTCCCGGTAATGAAGTTATGATTTTGGCCTCTTCAGATGATGTATCTGAATGCTTAGTCAAAGGACAAATCTTCGGTCACGAAGTTCAATACCTTCATGGAGGAGTTGGTTCGAGTGTCAGGGTTTTTGGTGGTGATAGCCGGTTTACTATGCAAAGAGAAAATAAATGCGTGCAATGGGCAGACGTAACCGATAGCGAAGTCGTTTCGTCAATAGTTGCTCAGTATGGAATGATTCCTGAAGTCAGTGCGACTGACTCTCGCCATTTAACCGAGAAGCACTCACTGATTCAGCGAAATACCGATGATTTTTTTATCGATATGTTAGCAAAAAGAAATGGTTTTTTGTTTTGGGTTGGATCAGACGACTCAGGAATCGAGACGGCCTATTTTCAACCGCCTCAGTTACAAGGCGATGCTCACTTTGATTTGGTAATTAATATGGACGAAGCTAATCTTGATGAGTTTACTTTAAAATGGGACTGTTTAAGAGCGACTGAATTTAGTGCCAATCAACTCGACCTCAACTCTCTAGAA from Pleionea litopenaei includes:
- a CDS encoding phage late control D family protein, with translation MDSRIVLTINGNVSDLLTSSASISVYEKAGQATEFQLRLPIDIVDSDFPMLLENDLAPGNEVMILASSDDVSECLVKGQIFGHEVQYLHGGVGSSVRVFGGDSRFTMQRENKCVQWADVTDSEVVSSIVAQYGMIPEVSATDSRHLTEKHSLIQRNTDDFFIDMLAKRNGFLFWVGSDDSGIETAYFQPPQLQGDAHFDLVINMDEANLDEFTLKWDCLRATEFSANQLDLNSLELIEANASEADLEFLGNTMLSQVINQQANFHSLAPANDTGCLTSLSKGMLNDSQWFIHGKCVTSANRLGRILRANKLANIRGLGSRHSGYYYIVSVTHTIDSTRHLMNVEVVRNAWS